Part of the Aquila chrysaetos chrysaetos chromosome Z, bAquChr1.4, whole genome shotgun sequence genome is shown below.
TCACCCCGATCCTGAGGACGCTCCTTCAGTTTCTCCCATCTTGGTCACAGCCAGCGTCTCCTCTCTAGAGCAGCCGTCACAACAGAGGCACAAACTCGGAAAGCACTGGCATCACCAGGCGGCGGCATNNNNNNNNNNNNNNNNNNNNNNNNNNNNNNNNNNNNNNNNNNNNNNNNNNNNNNNNNNNNNNNNNNNNNNNNNNNNNNNNNNNNNNNNNNNNNNNNNNNNTGTACACGGAAAAGAACCAGTCCACCAGGAAAAACCACTGCAGGAGTCCATGAATAACAACGACTTTCAAAGTCTCTGCTCAGGTAAATACGATGCTGGCAGATTTTGTCAGGGAATGGTAATTTTCCAACACACTTCAGTACCAAGCTGCTAGAACAGAATCACGTTGCTGAAAATTTGTGTGCTGAGCTATTCCATCACCCACCTCTATTATTCTCCCACTTTGACAACACTGCTCCTCCACCTGCGTAAGCCAAAACCAAATCCCTACTACTCTTGTGCAAACAACAGGAGCTTTGGCTACTCAGTTCTACATATGCTATTAAAATCattaacacatttcttttcccgGACTGTGACGCTAGTATCACTAAGCACgcatctctgaaataaaatgctagGACACACAACAAGAGACAAAGCTTGTGCTCGATTTTTGAGAAGACATCATCTGCTGTCATGGTATTCTGACTCTTCCAAAACAGCCCAAAGTAGGCCAGGCCACCAGTTGTCCAAAAAACACCTTCCATCCATCTTTCACCAGAACATTTTCGGACGATAAGCTAGACCAGTTATAATCCTTGAGTCATCCCACGTAATTCCCGGCTGCTCCACTgagggcagcaggggaggaggaacaCACCCTTCCTGCGGGAGCTATTCATTTATAACCTTTACTGAAGGATCCTGACGTTTCATTGAATGTTGCCAAGTCAAAATTCCTGTGCTTAAAGCTGAATGTTATGATAAAAAAGCAATGATGGAGTTATACTCCATTGCAGCTTGATGGATGCATGCATTCGTTGACTGTATGAGGTAGAACTGATGGAGCAATTCAGGTTGGagaggacctctggaggtctctggtcTAATCCCCCTCTCAGAGGAGGGCATCTGATTCAGGTTGCTCGAGGCCTTGGGCAGCTGAGTTCAAATATCTGCAAGGCTGAATAcgccacagcctctctgggccgCCCGTTCAGGTGTTTGACCACCTTTGTGGTGACCAGagatctgcttttctccagctggGACGAGtctggctctgccttctccatACCTCCcctggaggcagcagggcaAAAGTTCAACGTCACTTCGAACGACCATCCCAATTAATAGGTCTTCTGCATTTGTGATTCATCTAGGTTTGCACCGTGAACTGGAATACCTTTGCTTCATTAACTTTGGATTTGTATCTTTGCTCATgtctaaaggggaaaaaataacagttttctgAGAATTTTGGCTGAAGATTCTGATCTTGTGAAACGAACAGTAAAATATTCCAAGTCTTAATCTTtaggtgcatttttttcctacagtctGCCAAGTTCTGTTAGCTAAAGCATGGCCAAAATGTCACAGTACACATGAGAAAAGACAGTGGAGTAACCTTTGCCAGCTGCTGTGTAGGACACTGACTTTTGTACAGCTTGGAGAAAAAATGGAGTATCAGCTACCTGGGGCGGGGAAAAGGAGCACGTGATGGTTTAGGTGAGAGAGGGCTATGAAGAATCTCTCATTTCAGTTAAGAATTGTTTATAATCCTGGTTTACTCACTGGAGATACCATGGTCTCACCAGCAACTCTTTGGTATGGTTCCTGGCAACTGATAATTGAACTGCTTTAAAATTGGAGTGACTGCTCCTCTCAGCTGTGACGCAGAGCAGCCTGGGGTTTTCTCTGCACCAAGGAGCCGCTGCATGGGCAAGGGGGAATTGTTGAAAACTGCTTCTCTTCCGCTTCCACTGGCAAACGGGGATGTCTTTTTAAAGCACGGTGTAAAAGGTGATTGCTACAATAGCTGGGGAAGGCACCGCTGCAGTTCATGATTTTGCTGGCTGTGGGTGCCTTGCAAGCTACCGTCGCAACACCAGCACTAATGGTCGCGTTAGGATGAAAGCGGCTCTGGTTGGCGGGAAGCTGTTTGGTCCTTTCTGCTTCTAGCAGCGCTCCTAAAGAGAGAGGTAAATTTAGTTCTTTCATTAGCTTTGTCTTGGTCATGTAGGTTCATCACCTTAAACCGAGTCGTGTTTGAGCCAGAAAGAAATGGGCTGCTGTCTTCAAGGGCTTGGCTGGTTGCTTTTCGGGACCTACACAAGGTCCTTGCAGTAGCTCGTGCCATGGGGCTCTTAGACTAAATGTAGAGTTTCACTTCCTCTGGCTGAGCAGGACACACGGTTGAGCATCTTTGAGACGTGGCAATTCATCTTCTCATTCCGTCTGCGCTACAGAGCTAGCTGTGCTGGAGCATTAATCCACCTGACGTCCAgcagcataaaagaaaaaaatgtctgtgagAGAGAGACTGCCCAGATCAGCAGTGACACCAAAGACATGAGTGCGCGACCAACAGCCGTGAAGCACCAAGGTTTGGCAAATCCACACCCAGAAGCTCCACCTTCTTTCTGCTTGGTCCCGGTACTAACTGATTTGAAACAAcagttccttctttctttgaGCAGTCCAGTCCTTGCCTTCTTTGTCCTTCATACATTTTGAAACCGAGTTTTCACAAAGTGTGAAAAACAAGTTCTAgttgaaatgaaagcaattgGAATGTCTTTTGAAGTcggggcttttttccccccaaatgaCGTTTTCTATTGGAAGTCATTTGTCGCGCGTCAAACAAATCCTCATGAAACAATTGCGAactcactttctttttcttaggaaGGACTGATGTTGTCATCAAGGTCTGGGAATTGCCATTAGCACATGAATGCCACAGCTTGAGTGTGAAATACACATGTTGtatcatttttacatttcacagCTCTAAACACGCTCGTGTGCTTGGGTGTCCGTTCATTCCCTGAGCAGCATGCTGTGTGTTGCCTGTAGCTTACGCCTGTCTGTAATGTGGTTTTACTGGTTATTAGATTTCTAAGATCCTGTCAGAAATTtgcccctccttttttttttcttttctaaatagtGAACAGTGTGTCTTAATATTTGGATGTGTAGCTGCTCTGACAGAGTTTCAGGTATCTGGTAGCTAGTGAGTGGGACTAAAGTGGATTTGTTTAACCTGAGAgagtcagtgaagaaaaagagattctAAGAGAGATGACTGTTGTCTTTTTGTGAAATGTTATTTGGTTTTGCAAGTGGAACTGATGAATAAACGGTCAAGACTCTTTCATGCCTTACCATGTGGTTGCCAGAATAAGTAATTCTCTTAGAGGAGGAAGTATTCATGCACAGTTCTGGCATTTCAGAAGACTAGCGTCGTTCCCCGGGCTTCAGTGAAAATCTCTGAAATACACTTGTCTGGGTGATCCCTGCCGCTTTTTAGCGGACAGCTTGAAAACGGCAAGTTTGCAAAACGGCTCTTCTGTGATCGGATGCAAAGTATCTCCTGGTGTCTTCCCCACTTCCCTGTAGTTTGCAAGGTGAAGCCTCAGGACCGGTCCGGAATGCCTCAGGAGAGGTATATCATTATGTCAGGAGTGCATGCCAGGGAAAAGAGGTGACTAGCAGAATGCCACTTTACGAGGACAGTTTGTGCAGGCACACAGGCTGCTAGGGCAGAAAGGAGATGGTTGCTGGGTTGAGACTTGAAATGGCTGTAGCCCAACTTTGCCAATGTGGCCCACAACCGGGTATCTATTCCCCATCCACGTGCTGAGGAaggtttcagtttttttttctaatctccTTCTTAGGAGCCACCAGAAGGACGCTTGCTGTTTTCAGCAATGGAAGGCACTTGGAGTggcacagacagacagaagagGAGAACTTCCACCTTGGAACTCCCAGCAGCGTGCGAGAGcgaacagaatgaaaaattggTTGGACGTCCAGTGCTGTGCAGGTATGCTGCCATGTTTTATCCCACTGCTGTCCACTCAAGTGCTAGCTTCTGGGACACAGAGATTTATCCACGAGGAGCAATCACCCTTTCGCCAGCTGTTGCAGGTAAGGTCTTGCAGGCCAGTGCTTGGCTGATACCAACCTGAGGCCAACACTGTCTGTGTAATGTAGAGATGGAGAGTCACGCACGCTCTTGCTAGTCGTTGGAGGtgcctctctcttcttttttctactCCCTCTTGGAAGTAGAAGAGAGAGGGAACCTTGCTTCTTCATAGCTAATCGTGTGACTAATGGCATCACTCCTACTAATTGTTTCCCAAACTGGtctgggagggggagaaaattTGGAAGTTGTGTAAAATAGTGAAGTTCAAAGCAATACATGTCATTCTGGTGTTCTTGAACTGCCCATGCTACAATGTGCGAAACAACCTGCATTCAGGAGGCCCGTTTCTTTAAATTTGACACTTTTCTGGATTTGCAGTATCTAAAGCGGGTGGGCTGCCTATTTCCTGAATGTCATCTCTCTTGcctcctgctgtttctgcatAGATCCATGGAGTCTGTCTAGGTTTCTGCACACAGATGTGTTGCACTGCAGGTTTGAATGACAGGTTCGTCCTCTCCTGGAAAATCTTAACGGACAGGTTCTAATAATACTTTCACAGCTGAGAGTAACTAGAATCCAATTAAGtaagtgagaaaaagaaaagcagtcattTACCGCCCTGCCAGAGTAAACGAATTTTTTGGAGAGGTTGTGTGCCTGAGCAACGTGACATTAGGCACTAGCCCGTCAGGTACATAGAAACTGCTCGGCACAGTGGTAGCCAGCATAAGCTCTGCTTGGGCAAAACTTTACCTGACCTCCACAGGCACTTAAATAATGTTCCCCTGGGACCTGTTCTGTTGCATCGTTCAGAATGGAGGGATTCCTCCAGTTCCTGCTAGCTTGGCAAAACAAAGCTTCCGGCCTCAACATGCCACCCAGACAGAGAACAATCCTTTCTCTTAAAAGCAAGTTGTCAGTGGTGTAGATTCACTGTGCCAGGCACAGAAGGAGTGTTCTTCGGAAAACAGGGTCACCAGTCACTTTCCACCCAGTGCTGAATCACTCATGAGGTTTAGAGAATTGAGGTGACGCTTAGCTGCTTTACATCATTTGTGCAgacctccttccttccttcttctcccttccttccttctttccttccgtccttctttctctccttccttcctcgAAGgcatccttcccttcctcttctttcttttctttctttcttaatcaTTCTGTAATGCCCATCTCCTTCCTTCCATTGTCCTCTTACAGTCTTATGtatctctctttcccttccttccttcctcttgaTCCTTACTTCCTTCATTCTCTCCtaacctccctccctccctccctccctcctccttcgtccttttctccttccctttcttcccccctcacttttctctttctcttccccctctctcttcttcctctctttccccctctttttcGGTCCCTGTTGAGCAGGCTTCCTTGACACCCAGTGGTATTGTGTTCTCCGAACACCAGagcaaaaggcaggaagaatttcttcaccaaaaggcttatggagcactggaacaggctgccagGGAAGaggttgagtcaccatcccaggaggtatttaaaagacgtgtagatgtgggCACTTGGGGACGTGGTTTTGTGGTGGACTTGGCGGTGTTAGGTTTGTGGTTGGACTCGATAGCCTTAGaggccttttccaacctgaatgattctatgagtctatggTTCTAAGCTCTCTGCAAATTGACTTTCCAAATTTGTGAAGAATCAGGTAGGAAAGGGAAATGCACAGTTGCAAAAGAGTGGCCTCATCTTGCAGAGATTTAAACCTGACAGAGACAAGTAGTAGAACCGAGTATTACAGGGCTCTGTAAATAACATACCTATTGGAAATGCCAACCTCCGTAGACAGACGCATCCCATCCTGCTTGTTAacaggaggtggctggggaggaCAACCCACGGTCAGCCAGTCCGACTGCTAGAGGCACGAGAGATCCTCGTCCCCGAGGATGCTCAGGTAAGTCCCTGATCCAAGGAGATGGAtgattgggggttttttaaccttttcctcCCCTAAGAGCCGGAACCCTTCTAGGGATCCTGCCCTTAGGAATGACAACAACCCGTGCACAGGGACAGGCCAGGTGACAGTTTCGGTGCCATCCTCGGCACTGAAGGGGGTCAGTGCAGCGAAAGAGCTGAGACAGCATTCAGACCGACCCTCCCGTTGATGGAGAACCAGAGATACCGGGCTCATCCACCAAAGCAGCAGGAGCTTTGCTTTAGACGTTTCAGTTTGTACTGAATATGAACTGAACTACCTACTCAGCCAGCAGTGGTTGAGATTAGGTATTTAAAGGCTGAAGAAAGTGGGGTTGTTCAGACTCCTGTGATGTGCCCAGGGATTCCTCCCTCGGAGATATGCCTGAGAAGATGGTAAAGGAGAGATAGGGAAACTCTCCTATTGCTTACCCCCAGCCCTTCTCTCCCACCCCAGTTTCAAGCTGTAGTTCACTTGATTGCGTCCCAGTAATTGTCCTACAGCAACCCAAGGAGGCAGACAACACCCTGCCGTGGGCCTGGCTGGAGTGCTTTACAGCTCCCTGCAAGCTGCAGGCGAAGCGGCTTTGGGCgtgcagcaagaggaagaacagGTGGACCTGCCCTTGCTCACGTGGCCCAGTCAGTggcccacagcagcacaggggggaTGACGGCAGCTCCATGCCAGGATAGGTTTGCTCCACATTTTTGATGGGTTTGCCTGAAATTTTGCTTGTGCACCTCTTTTCCCATTATCTGTCCATTCTCAACATTGTTTTGGAATGGGATGAGAGCAATAGAAGGTTTTGATGTGGTCAGTGAGTGCACAGTGTTGGTGTATCGGAAGATACAGCTaatactggaaaaggaaagttgaAGAACTttaagtatgatttttttttctttttaaacacgCCACATAAATTTAGGATTTGTATAATTCATACACATTTTCAGTTATTCAAGCAGTTCCGTAGTTTGAACAATCAGGAAAGGGCTTTCATTTGGTCAGAAATGAAGGTGTTAACGACTGAAGCTTGCTAGCATAGTACCCTTCAAATTCTTAAGGCTTCATACGGTTAGGACAAGTTTTCAACAAAACGGTGTAAGACGGAAGGAGAAGACAAGTATAGCTGCACACCTGGCACCGTGGGAACCATTTGTAAATTTGCAGATTTACTTTATTCAGAGGCCTAGATGCTGTGATTTTGTATAGGTCCTTCTCATTTTAGAAACGTTCTCAGGATTGAGAAACCGTCCTCGTAAACATGCAGATGAAACAACTGTTGGAAAAACAAATTGCAGAGAGAACTCATTCCTGCGTTTAGCATTCCCCTACCGCTAGATAGCAACAAGGGGACCCACTTTTCTGGGCAAGCATTGCAGAGAAATTGTGCAGCCCTGCAAACAGAACCAAAGTGTCTTTGTGCCCATCACGCCCAATCCAATGGGGCTGTAGAGAGGAAAAGCTCTTGACTTTAAAAGCAAGTGGGCAAAAACTTTGTGCAGAGACTGGCCTGAAATGTCTGGGTGTGTTTGCCTCTCCCATTGACGTAGACGAGAAGTGTTGGGAATAGCAAATATGGGCTGTCACCTCACGAGATTTTCACAGCCAGACCCACGTGGCCGACTTACACAGCACCCTTCACTCTCTAGGCAGTCAACCTTGAACAGAAAatgctcttctgaaataaaaaagaagtgctTGGACTAATGACTATAAATTATTATGAAAGCCAGAGGCAGGAACAGATGATGGGACAGCACGGCCCATGCGGTGATCGATCCTGGGCTCCCCAGAGTCGTGAGCAGGGCGCCTGCGGCCCTTCTACCGTACTCTGGAGGGACAGCAACTACAGCTTCTTCCTGCGTATGTAGGCTCAGGCTCCATTGCTAGCTCTTTTGAGGACCACCGGTGCAACAGTTGGCCAGGAGCACCAGCTACCAGAAGCACGGCAATCTTGGTAAGCGGAGAGGGACCCGGCACTGTGGGCGAGTGCCAGCGGGAGTGGATGGGGCTGGAGCGCAATGCCCCTTCAGGCTTCTACCCGCCGGCGGGGGGCACGACCCAGCAGGCCGGGAGACTCTCACCCAGGGCTGGCCACTAACCACCCAGGTCCCCTCTGCAAATCCCGGCATTGCACGGGGAAAGGCAGCCAGCTGGGGGACACGTCACCCAGCCGCGGGCAGTCCACGCCAACTGTTCCCGCCAGGCTCCCCCTTGCAGGAGACCTCTGCAAGGCGTCAGGAGTGGGGACGAGACACACAGTCATGGGCGTGTGTTGCAGGTGACCAAGCCAGGGCAACAGGGAAATGtagaagatgaaaacaagaaacgctattttctttttctccagatgCTGTGCACCTGTGGGCGTGGAAGGCCGAGCGGTGGCCTGTGACATCAGCGGGCGATGCACTGTGACCTCGTGTCCCTTGCTGCTTGTCTCCGGGCACCAGCAGAGCCTGGGCCAGTCTGGCTCGTGCCTGGGCTCCTGCCGAGCGTGCCTGCGAGGTCTGGAGGGTCGAGCAAGGTTTCTCCTGGTGCTGGGTGGTGCTTTGGTGGCTGCCATCGGCAGCTCTCAGTGCCCATCCCAGAACCATGCCCTGTgtttccccagccctgcctggttCAGGCAGCTGGGCACCGCGGGGTGCGCTTGCAGCAGCGGAGGTGAGCTGTGCGCGGAAAcgtgtcccccctccccgagcaGCCGTGGGGCGGGTGATGGGGCTTGGGGAGCCAGGAGGGTGTCCTTCTCGAGGGGCCTGGgcatttcttcctcccctcccctccccgggacAGCGAGTGACCGTGGCCTCTCTCCATTTTGCAGCGCACGACAGCCGCCGCTGCAGCGCCAGCAAGAGGGAGCAGCTCCTTGTCCTCAGCGCTTCCCAGCTCACCTCAGCATGCAGAGAGCATGGCCACCGAGAGCGAGTGGAGCTGCCCCATCTGCTGCGACGATCAAGACGACATCGCCTACATGTCGCCTTGCCTCCACCAGTTTTGCTTAGGCTGTGCACTGCGCTGGGTACAGCAGAAGCCAAACTGCCCCCTGTGCAGGTCGGGGACGACGGCCATCTTGTTCTCAGTGCGGTCGGAGGATGATTTTTTGACATTGGATGTCCCAAGCCTCAGAGAGCCAATGGCTGAAGACCACCAGGATGAGCAGGGGCCTGCGGGGCTGGTGCCCTGGGCTCAAGTGGGCAGCTTCCCTCCTGCGGTCTGGGCGGACTTTTTCAAGAGCCACCCCAATAACATCAGGCCCCTGCTGCCCTGGGTGCGACATGAGCTCGGGGTGCTCTACGAGGAGCAGTGGTGGGAGGTGGCTGCCGCGGAGGGGATCATTGTGGCCCACCTGTGCCTCTGGGGTCTGGACGAGGAGGTGTTGGTGCAGAAGCTGCAGAACTGCCTGTCACAACACACGCGGACATTCGTCCCCCGGCTCATCACCGCCGCCGTTCGCCTGTGCGGCTGGGCGGTCCGCCAGCACCTGGGCCAGCAGGACCCCCGCGCTGCCGGCGGGGAGGACAACggccctgcagccagccccagctccacGGCCTCCCCGGGGTGGACTCCCGCTCCCCACCCGGCCTCCTCCAGCAGCGCTGCAGGCCCCGACGTGGAAGAGGAAGCCAGCACGTCAGAGGCCACCCTCCGCGGGGGTCCCGACAGCCGCCCATCTGCGCCTGTCCCTGCAGAGCAAGATCAGCCCCAGGAGGagccgggggaggcggcggcggcaggtccctctgcccagggctgcagcccctccGCTCCTGGCCGGGGCAGGGACCGCTTGCCCAGGGGGCCCTGGCGCCCCCCGAAGAGGAAGGCCTCCGGCCCCCGGGactctgcccagccctgcaagAGGCCACCCCGCCGGCGGCACTAGCAGGGCTCTGTCAACCCTTGAttcaaggaaaaggaaataaattcctGTTTCCCTGACACAGTCTCCGGGTGctgctttctcccccttctcctggTGCCTTTCCCGGCGCCCCCGTGCCCCACCACGGCTGCCGCCAGCCAGCTGGGGGGCACGGCCATGGGTGCCCGGAGCCCCAGGGCCAGTGTTGGTGGTGCTTCCTCCTGCAGGaaatcctgctgcagccacGCACCGGCGGCACAACAGATGCTGAGGGCAGagcgggcaggaggggaagctggTTTCGTCACAGGTCCGATGCCCTCAGCCTGCCTCCAGTCCCTCTCTCTGCCCACCTACTGAcacttctgctctgctctggtttcTCTTTGCTGTCTGATGTTGGCCAGGGCAACCTCACTGCTGGGAGGGCTGTCAAAGAAGGATGGACGAAGGGCAGTGAAGtgagaagaaatgcagaaataccaccagaggagaagagagaagagcatTATCTTGGGAAGGTGCAGATGTGGACAAGAGGCATGTGCTCAAATGTTACCTCTTTGCATACTCCCTGTACCCTCACATTCTGCTAAAATCCCACAGGTATCCCAGAAATCCCAGGAGGGCTTTGGTAGGGAAGTGTCATCTTCTAAGCTGAATCCTACCAGCAGAGGCTCCTGCTGTAGTAGTagttccttttccttcttttccctttccccttttcctttcctctttcctttccttttcactaTGCTATTCTAATTCATCACCAGACTGTTTTCATGGAGGTGCTCAAGTCATTTATCTTCCCCTGGCATCACACTCTAGCAGTCAAAAGAAAGACGAGCATTTGTGTTTCATCTGACCTCACCTTGTTCCTGGAGAAAGACAGGTTGACTATGGACATGGTAAGTCTGCAAAACAAGCATGGCTTGTCTGCTGTGGTGGTAAGCAGAAGTCAATCAGAcaatgacaaatttgtttcattgtGTCGGCAGTAGAGCAAGGCGCAGCTGGAAGTGGGAGGCAAGAAGTTCCAGCGGAGAAGGCTGTGAGTTTGCCTGGGCTACTCTGGTCCCCTCTTCTCTGGCTCTCGCGTCATCTCCCTGTGTTTTTGCTTCCCCCTTTTACATTGTAGGCTGTGGGAGCATGAATGCTTTTTTACAGCATGCCTCACACCCCTCATACAGCAGGGGCTTGGCTGGGCCTTCAGGCTGTTATCGTAACACATGACCAAAGCAATTCCTGAACACCAGTATTAGTGACCCAACTGACCATGAGATTTTCCTTGTAGTATCTCTGTTGGCATGACCGATAAGCTGATGGTGTAGTGAGCTCAGGGGAGCATGGTGGCTGATTATTTTGTAAAGTGTTGTGAAGTCTTTGGAAATAAGGATTGAATAAATCAGACCAGAAAAAATTCTCTTCTCCACTTGCCTAAGGTGAGTAATTTTTGA
Proteins encoded:
- the LOC115337456 gene encoding uncharacterized protein LOC115337456 is translated as MKTRNAIFFFSRCCAPVGVEGRAVACDISGRCTVTSCPLLLVSGHQQSLGQSGSCLGSCRACLRGLEGRARFLLVLGGALVAAIGSSQCPSQNHALCFPSPAWFRQLGTAGCACSSGAHDSRRCSASKREQLLVLSASQLTSACREHGHRERVELPHLLRRSRRHRLQGPAGLVPWAQVGSFPPAVWADFFKSHPNNIRPLLPWVRHELGVLYEEQWWEVAAAEGIIVAHLCLWGLDEEVLVQKLQNCLSQHTRTFVPRLITAAVRLCGWAVRQHLGQQDPRAAGGEDNGPAASPSSTASPGWTPAPHPASSSSAAGPDVEEEASTSEATLRGGPDSRPSAPVPAEQDQPQEEPGEAAAAGPSAQGCSPSAPGRGRDRLPRGPWRPPKRKASGPRDSAQPCKRPPRRRH